The following proteins are co-located in the Paenibacillus sp. FSL H8-0079 genome:
- a CDS encoding rhamnogalacturonan lyase, whose translation MEYLDRGVVAVKTGAGVFVSWRLLGTEGSNVSFNVYRDGTKVNATPITNSTNLQDASGTSSSKYTVRAVVSGTEQAASAVASVWGNNYLSVPLSVPAGGTTPDGVAYTYSANDASAGDLDGDGEYELIVKWDPSNSKDNSQSGYTGEVFIDAYKLNGTRLWRISLGKNIRAGAHYTQFMVYDLDGDGKAEVAMKTADGTKDGTGVVIGDASKDYRNSSGYVLSGPEFLTVFNGQTGKALSTVNYEPARGNVSDWGDNYGNRVDRFLAAVAYLDGERPSLVMARGYYTRTVLVAYNWRNGQLTKQWTFDSNTSGNSGYAGQGNHNLSVADVDGDGKDEIVYGAMAVDDNGKGLYTTGLHHGDAMHLSDLDPDRPGLEVFQVHETPSNAGVEFRDAGTGQLIWGVKTTKDIGRGMAADIDPRYKGAEVWADGSLYTAKGQKLGTTLPSSTNFGIWWDGDLLRELLDSNRIDKWNYANSTTMNLLTASGVSSNNGTKSTPNLQADLFGDWREEVVWRTNDSSALRIYTTTAVTDKRIYTLMHDPVYRLGVAWQNVAYNQPPHTGFYLGEGMSTPPVPNIRYAGR comes from the coding sequence ATGGAATATCTGGATCGCGGTGTGGTGGCTGTGAAGACCGGGGCAGGTGTGTTTGTCAGTTGGCGGCTTCTGGGAACGGAAGGATCGAATGTATCGTTTAACGTCTATCGGGATGGAACCAAGGTGAACGCTACGCCCATAACAAACAGCACCAACCTTCAGGATGCAAGCGGGACAAGCAGTTCCAAATATACGGTTCGCGCTGTCGTGAGTGGAACGGAGCAGGCTGCTTCAGCGGTAGCAAGCGTATGGGGTAATAACTATCTATCTGTACCGCTCAGTGTACCCGCAGGTGGGACAACGCCCGATGGAGTAGCCTACACCTACAGTGCCAACGATGCCAGTGCAGGTGACCTGGATGGTGATGGTGAGTATGAATTGATTGTGAAGTGGGACCCTTCCAACTCCAAAGATAACTCCCAGAGCGGTTATACCGGGGAAGTGTTTATCGATGCCTACAAATTAAACGGAACACGCCTCTGGCGGATTAGTCTGGGCAAAAATATCCGTGCGGGTGCTCACTACACCCAGTTCATGGTGTACGATCTCGACGGTGACGGAAAAGCCGAGGTTGCGATGAAAACGGCCGATGGTACCAAGGATGGTACTGGCGTGGTCATCGGGGATGCAAGCAAGGATTACCGCAATTCCAGCGGTTATGTGTTGTCTGGACCCGAATTCCTGACGGTTTTCAATGGGCAGACTGGAAAAGCACTCTCCACGGTGAACTACGAACCAGCACGTGGTAATGTGTCCGACTGGGGAGATAACTACGGCAACCGGGTGGACCGATTCCTTGCTGCCGTTGCTTATCTGGATGGGGAGCGGCCAAGTCTGGTCATGGCGCGTGGGTACTACACCCGGACAGTGCTCGTGGCTTATAACTGGCGAAATGGACAGCTGACCAAGCAATGGACGTTTGATTCCAATACATCTGGCAATTCGGGTTATGCCGGGCAAGGAAATCACAATCTGAGTGTGGCGGACGTGGATGGAGATGGGAAAGACGAGATCGTCTATGGTGCCATGGCGGTGGATGATAACGGCAAAGGATTGTACACGACAGGACTTCATCATGGCGATGCCATGCATCTGAGTGACCTGGACCCGGATCGCCCTGGACTTGAGGTATTTCAGGTTCATGAGACACCATCCAATGCCGGAGTGGAGTTCCGGGATGCAGGTACAGGCCAGTTAATCTGGGGTGTCAAAACAACGAAGGATATTGGACGCGGCATGGCGGCAGATATTGATCCAAGATATAAAGGTGCTGAAGTGTGGGCAGACGGCAGTCTGTATACAGCCAAAGGGCAGAAACTTGGGACAACCCTGCCGTCCTCCACGAATTTTGGCATCTGGTGGGATGGGGATCTACTCCGTGAACTGCTGGACAGCAACCGAATCGACAAGTGGAACTATGCTAACAGCACAACGATGAACCTGCTCACCGCTTCCGGCGTATCTTCCAATAACGGAACCAAGTCTACGCCGAATCTGCAGGCTGATCTGTTCGGGGACTGGAGAGAGGAAGTGGTATGGCGGACGAATGACAGCTCAGCACTGCGGATCTATACCACAACAGCAGTTACGGACAAACGCATCTATACGCTGATGCATGATCCAGTGTACCGTCTTGGCGTCGCTTGGCAAAATGTAGCCTACAACCAACCGCCACACACCGGTTTTTATCTAGGAGAAGGCATGAGCACACCACCGGTACCCAATATCCGGTATGCGGGCAGATGA
- a CDS encoding extracellular solute-binding protein encodes MNINHLRTLCLLIATSILIGLMSGCTFLNRETAQVQQQEHSASAEKDTAPQYTISWTMHQNIPVPADAEMIAYIEDRFDVDLEVWNLENKRYEELLDMELAQGKIPDLFRIRQPHDLLKYQMQGVLAEIPPEVLEQYAPNIVQRIRDYDSRYLEFGKINGSLYGIPAINETNIYRTPVVYREDWLKRLGLDVPKTLDEFETVMYAFAKGDPDGNGKQDTYGLSREGLNVVFGAFGQSVFTEQLYFNEENNQLVIGALEPEMKKALAYMQKWYQDGIIDPEFITGENKGGYKHLSHAFINGKIGMTSMGNYYHWNQEGDYSVLNEHGEETPVEPSFNVNELIQKNAAAEVVFGSPVIGPDGHSGSKGNNLLMNFIAIGAEAANEPGKLEKILEILDYVSANPDPVERIKMEYGLPGKHWDWSAEDSKSFHLLRPYNRMENYTNMIGSSIGMTVPGTTTDKREQWAASAGLTENGIYNRLEVATPALIQYSSELIRMRDRAYISIITGDQPVEYFDTFVEEFMDAGGQQVLLEANHWYNEHKETIHTQ; translated from the coding sequence ATGAACATCAACCATTTAAGAACGCTATGTCTATTGATTGCTACATCTATTCTTATAGGATTGATGAGCGGTTGTACCTTTCTAAACAGAGAAACAGCACAAGTGCAGCAGCAGGAACACTCGGCAAGTGCTGAGAAGGATACAGCACCGCAGTATACGATATCCTGGACCATGCATCAAAATATCCCTGTTCCTGCGGACGCTGAGATGATTGCATATATAGAGGATCGGTTTGATGTCGATCTGGAGGTGTGGAACCTTGAGAACAAACGATACGAGGAACTGCTGGATATGGAGCTGGCTCAAGGGAAAATACCGGATCTGTTCCGGATCAGGCAGCCGCATGATCTGCTTAAGTATCAAATGCAAGGGGTTTTAGCGGAAATCCCCCCAGAGGTCCTTGAACAATATGCGCCAAATATTGTACAGCGAATTCGCGATTATGACTCACGTTACTTAGAGTTTGGAAAAATAAACGGCAGCTTATATGGAATACCGGCCATCAATGAGACCAACATCTATCGAACTCCTGTCGTATATCGAGAGGACTGGCTTAAGCGGCTTGGTCTGGACGTACCGAAGACATTAGATGAATTTGAAACGGTCATGTATGCCTTTGCCAAAGGTGACCCGGACGGAAATGGTAAACAAGATACGTATGGCCTATCCAGAGAGGGCTTAAATGTTGTGTTTGGCGCTTTTGGACAGTCCGTTTTCACAGAGCAGCTGTATTTTAATGAAGAAAACAACCAACTCGTGATCGGTGCTCTGGAGCCTGAGATGAAAAAAGCATTGGCTTATATGCAAAAGTGGTATCAGGACGGGATTATCGACCCTGAGTTTATAACCGGCGAAAATAAAGGCGGCTATAAGCATCTATCCCATGCTTTTATTAATGGAAAAATTGGGATGACCTCGATGGGAAACTACTATCATTGGAATCAAGAGGGAGATTACAGCGTTCTCAATGAACATGGCGAGGAAACGCCGGTGGAACCCTCGTTCAATGTCAATGAGCTAATACAGAAGAATGCAGCTGCAGAGGTTGTATTTGGTTCTCCTGTTATTGGTCCGGATGGACATAGCGGTTCTAAAGGGAATAATCTGCTGATGAATTTTATTGCTATAGGGGCTGAGGCTGCGAACGAGCCCGGAAAACTGGAGAAAATCTTGGAGATACTCGATTATGTAAGTGCCAACCCCGATCCGGTCGAGCGGATCAAAATGGAGTATGGCCTTCCAGGAAAGCACTGGGATTGGAGCGCTGAAGATTCAAAATCGTTCCACTTGCTTCGCCCATACAACCGAATGGAGAATTACACCAATATGATCGGCTCAAGTATCGGCATGACAGTTCCAGGTACAACAACGGACAAACGTGAACAGTGGGCTGCATCTGCAGGGCTAACGGAGAATGGGATCTATAATCGCCTGGAGGTTGCAACCCCTGCCCTGATTCAATATTCATCTGAGCTGATTCGCATGAGAGACAGAGCATATATCTCCATCATCACTGGCGATCAGCCTGTGGAGTATTTCGATACCTTTGTGGAAGAATTCATGGATGCAGGTGGGCAGCAAGTGCTGCTTGAAGCGAATCATTGGTATAACGAGCATAAGGAGACAATTCACACGCAATAG
- the cysW gene encoding sulfate ABC transporter permease subunit CysW: MAGSVPLSPVPPVKTSRGTNRATTEAPWVKWLLIGLASLVLIWLLILPLVIVLMEALKQGWGVYIAALTEPDAMSALKLTLLVAGITVPLNTIFGVAAAWVITKFQFKGKGLMITLIDLPFSISPVVGGLIFVLVFGSNGWFGPWLSEHDIKIIFALPGIVIATLFITFPFVARELIPLMEDQGTREEEAAVTLGASGWRIFWSVTLPNIKWGLLYGIILCNARAMGEFGAVSVVSGHIRGETNTLPLHVEILYNEYQFSASFAVASLLLILALATLLLKSWLGHKAVSEK, translated from the coding sequence ATGGCGGGTTCCGTTCCACTGAGCCCTGTTCCACCCGTTAAGACCAGCCGTGGAACTAACCGTGCAACAACGGAAGCTCCCTGGGTCAAATGGTTGTTGATTGGACTGGCGAGCCTGGTACTCATATGGCTGCTTATTTTGCCACTGGTCATTGTGCTCATGGAGGCGTTGAAGCAGGGCTGGGGTGTGTACATCGCTGCTCTTACCGAGCCGGATGCCATGTCTGCACTGAAACTAACGTTATTGGTTGCGGGGATTACAGTGCCGCTGAATACGATATTTGGTGTGGCCGCTGCATGGGTCATTACCAAGTTCCAGTTTAAGGGCAAAGGACTCATGATCACCCTGATTGATCTTCCCTTTTCAATCTCGCCTGTGGTGGGCGGGTTGATCTTTGTATTAGTCTTTGGTTCAAATGGGTGGTTTGGGCCGTGGCTGTCCGAACATGATATCAAAATCATTTTTGCGCTGCCAGGCATTGTCATTGCAACGTTGTTTATTACCTTTCCTTTTGTAGCGAGAGAACTGATTCCGCTGATGGAGGACCAGGGAACCCGGGAAGAAGAAGCGGCCGTTACGCTGGGTGCTTCAGGATGGCGAATCTTCTGGAGTGTAACTTTGCCCAACATCAAATGGGGACTGCTGTACGGTATTATTCTGTGTAATGCCCGTGCCATGGGCGAGTTCGGAGCGGTATCTGTGGTGTCCGGACATATCCGCGGGGAGACGAATACGCTACCGCTGCATGTCGAGATTTTGTATAACGAATATCAATTCTCAGCTTCATTTGCCGTAGCTTCCCTGCTCCTGATTCTGGCTCTCGCCACGTTGCTGCTCAAGAGCTGGCTTGGACACAAAGCCGTTTCAGAAAAGTGA
- a CDS encoding sulfate ABC transporter substrate-binding protein, protein MKKRIHKGILVGLALVLTGVLAACGSDSGGSSAAGTSGGAKGSTEGAKAIELLNVSYDPTRELYEQYNKAFAAHWLKEKGQEVTIKQSHGGSGKQSRSVIDGLDADVVTLALGYDIDAIEDRGLINEGWQDKYEHNSSPYTSTIVFLVRKGNPKGIKDWDDLIKGDIEVITPNPKTSGGARWNYLAAWGYALKHNNNDEEKAKEFVGELFKHAPVLDSGARGSTTTFVERGIGDVLLAWENEAFLSVKELGPDKFDIVVPSVSILAEPPVAIVDKNADKKGTRDVADAYLKYLYSEEGQTIAAENYYRPTLDSVEEKFKDQFPALELFTLKDIFGTWRDTQAKHFNDGGIFDQIYVPGS, encoded by the coding sequence ATGAAAAAGAGAATTCACAAGGGTATTCTGGTTGGTCTGGCACTGGTGTTAACAGGGGTACTGGCAGCATGCGGATCGGATAGCGGCGGGTCCAGTGCAGCAGGAACATCAGGGGGAGCGAAAGGCAGTACAGAAGGGGCCAAGGCCATTGAACTGCTGAATGTTTCCTATGATCCAACACGGGAACTCTATGAGCAATATAACAAAGCGTTTGCGGCGCATTGGTTGAAAGAGAAAGGCCAGGAAGTGACCATCAAACAATCCCACGGGGGATCGGGCAAACAGAGCCGTTCTGTCATTGACGGATTGGATGCGGACGTGGTGACGCTGGCATTGGGATATGACATTGATGCGATTGAAGATAGAGGTCTAATTAACGAAGGCTGGCAAGATAAATACGAGCATAACAGCTCTCCGTATACCTCTACGATTGTATTCCTTGTACGTAAAGGCAATCCAAAAGGCATCAAAGACTGGGATGATCTGATTAAAGGAGATATCGAGGTCATCACCCCGAACCCCAAAACGTCCGGTGGAGCACGTTGGAACTACTTGGCGGCATGGGGATATGCATTGAAGCATAACAACAATGATGAAGAGAAAGCGAAGGAATTCGTTGGAGAATTGTTCAAGCATGCGCCTGTGCTGGATTCGGGTGCTCGCGGATCTACGACGACGTTTGTTGAACGTGGCATTGGTGATGTGCTGCTTGCCTGGGAGAATGAAGCTTTCTTATCGGTAAAAGAGCTGGGTCCGGACAAATTCGATATTGTCGTGCCTTCAGTTAGTATCTTGGCTGAACCACCCGTTGCGATTGTGGACAAAAATGCAGACAAAAAGGGAACTCGCGATGTAGCGGATGCCTATCTGAAATATTTGTACAGTGAAGAAGGACAGACGATTGCTGCTGAAAATTATTACCGTCCAACGCTGGACAGCGTGGAGGAAAAATTCAAGGATCAGTTCCCGGCGCTTGAACTGTTCACATTGAAAGACATATTCGGTACATGGCGGGATACTCAGGCCAAACATTTCAATGACGGTGGTATCTTCGACCAGATCTATGTTCCAGGCAGCTAA
- a CDS encoding YezD family protein translates to MAKPLKVDEVWLDRIAGQLNDMEFGSLHIVVHEGQIVQMERTERKRFENTPSGSASKSGSTARSSSARSLRGSNASAKG, encoded by the coding sequence ATGGCTAAGCCGTTAAAAGTGGATGAGGTATGGTTGGACCGAATTGCCGGACAGCTGAATGACATGGAGTTTGGTTCTTTGCACATCGTGGTGCACGAAGGTCAGATTGTGCAGATGGAGCGGACCGAACGCAAGCGTTTTGAAAACACGCCCTCAGGCAGCGCCTCCAAATCCGGAAGCACGGCACGAAGCAGTTCAGCCCGTTCACTACGCGGATCAAATGCGAGTGCGAAGGGATAG
- a CDS encoding AraC family transcriptional regulator — MRKPFQSVRSKMVLSYLAVVLVIALLFGSIFYLFFSHQYSKEIRINNQLSLKSTVNYIESSVIQKVNQVYLSLALGNAASIDLDSLKGNHSKILDIEQSLKNMVQNYSDLIEAIHVYDAKNHFIVSSVYGLMLYEDTPASVDHTTDWIAAMKETKESSLWMQTRMVPQDAYIESREQSNMSPLISYVHSYPFQSSGQDNKAIIAIDIKESAISQIIKNMLPADYANTLIIDQDGTVISAADKTLIGSSTEENLTQSLLSFHSSDESFAPVFNHDSYVVTQDQFKGNAWRIYTTTPNKSFYYKLDSLKEISVLLGLLAVAVGIVMSSVFTTANYSPLKRILNNIKSRMDSPTSLKQDEYRFIDTTINSLSNKVDSLEETLQANHKMIKHSIMLNMLNNRFTPEELTEQLQSVHISMAYSRFRCIVIDPVNEKWKDLQPRQLQHTLYTMIQQLEIADMDETQLLAEELQDHKIAVIICTNQPEEPLSDHIVDFIHAEAKSRFGLEFVLSLGGWVEHFTKIHTSYHQANTLIRYSYFFPEQSAIQDLGLLNRESSSLEISESYLVNFEKKLQARDVQGTVQAIQEVVATIKEGPYSAEYSRIILLKTVSIYAECIQQVRLQPAEASSMNLYKQFSLFYNINRYSEWMIHLVTEFVMHMEKRSEVRSVDTISAVKAYVHEHLSGDLTLDHVSEQVFISPKYLSKLFKEETGIVYSEYVTNQRMERARELMTQREITVEQVANTVGYRTPAYFIKKFKEIHGCTPKNFMRNLMEQGSI, encoded by the coding sequence ATGCGTAAGCCATTTCAGTCTGTGAGATCCAAAATGGTTCTTTCCTACCTCGCTGTCGTTCTTGTCATTGCGCTTCTTTTCGGCTCCATTTTTTATCTCTTCTTCTCCCATCAATACAGCAAAGAAATCCGCATCAATAATCAACTCTCACTGAAAAGCACTGTCAATTATATAGAGAGCTCCGTGATCCAGAAGGTGAATCAGGTCTATCTGTCCCTGGCACTGGGTAACGCTGCAAGTATCGATTTAGATAGCTTAAAAGGAAACCATAGCAAAATTCTGGACATCGAACAGTCCCTCAAAAATATGGTGCAAAATTATTCCGATCTCATTGAAGCTATTCATGTGTACGATGCGAAGAACCACTTTATTGTTTCATCTGTATATGGGCTGATGCTCTATGAGGACACGCCTGCGAGTGTGGATCATACGACGGATTGGATTGCTGCGATGAAAGAAACCAAAGAAAGCTCCTTATGGATGCAGACTCGCATGGTTCCTCAGGATGCTTATATCGAATCACGGGAACAGAGCAACATGAGTCCTCTGATTTCTTATGTCCACAGTTACCCGTTTCAATCGTCTGGGCAAGACAATAAGGCCATAATTGCGATTGATATAAAAGAATCAGCGATCAGTCAGATCATTAAAAATATGCTCCCTGCTGACTATGCGAATACATTAATCATAGATCAGGACGGAACTGTCATATCTGCTGCGGACAAAACGTTGATAGGCAGCTCCACGGAGGAAAATCTAACGCAGTCGCTGCTCTCCTTTCATTCTTCAGATGAGAGCTTCGCACCTGTATTTAACCATGACTCATATGTCGTTACCCAAGATCAATTTAAAGGAAATGCATGGCGGATTTACACGACCACACCTAATAAAAGCTTCTATTATAAATTGGATAGCTTGAAGGAGATTTCGGTTCTTCTTGGTTTGTTGGCTGTTGCGGTTGGGATCGTGATGTCATCCGTCTTTACCACTGCCAACTATAGTCCTCTTAAGCGAATCCTGAATAACATCAAGAGCCGGATGGATAGCCCAACCAGCTTAAAGCAGGACGAGTACCGGTTCATCGATACAACGATTAACAGTCTGTCCAACAAAGTCGATAGTCTTGAGGAAACACTACAAGCCAATCATAAGATGATCAAGCATAGTATCATGCTCAATATGTTAAATAACCGATTTACACCCGAGGAACTTACGGAGCAACTGCAGTCTGTTCACATTTCGATGGCTTACTCACGCTTCCGTTGCATCGTCATTGATCCGGTCAATGAGAAATGGAAGGATCTGCAGCCACGACAGTTGCAGCATACGTTGTACACGATGATTCAGCAACTGGAGATCGCAGATATGGACGAGACTCAACTGCTCGCAGAGGAGTTGCAGGATCACAAAATCGCGGTCATCATCTGTACCAATCAACCCGAGGAACCTCTCTCTGATCACATTGTAGACTTTATTCACGCTGAGGCTAAGAGCAGATTCGGTCTGGAATTTGTACTATCACTGGGCGGCTGGGTAGAGCATTTCACGAAAATTCATACAAGCTATCATCAGGCGAATACCTTGATCCGATACAGCTACTTCTTTCCCGAGCAGTCTGCCATTCAGGATCTTGGTCTTCTAAACAGGGAATCCAGCAGCTTGGAAATTTCAGAATCATACCTCGTAAACTTTGAAAAGAAATTGCAGGCTCGGGATGTGCAAGGTACGGTTCAGGCCATTCAGGAAGTGGTAGCGACAATAAAGGAAGGCCCCTATTCAGCCGAATACAGTCGTATCATACTATTAAAAACAGTATCGATTTACGCTGAATGTATCCAGCAGGTACGCCTGCAACCCGCCGAGGCAAGCTCGATGAATCTGTACAAGCAATTTTCATTGTTCTACAATATCAACCGCTATTCGGAGTGGATGATTCATCTCGTGACCGAATTTGTGATGCATATGGAGAAGCGAAGCGAGGTACGGAGTGTGGATACCATCTCGGCTGTCAAAGCCTATGTTCATGAGCATCTTTCGGGCGATCTTACGCTGGATCATGTCTCAGAACAAGTATTCATCAGCCCTAAATATCTGAGTAAACTTTTCAAGGAAGAAACCGGGATTGTCTATTCCGAATATGTTACGAACCAGAGAATGGAACGTGCACGGGAACTCATGACACAGCGTGAAATTACAGTTGAGCAGGTCGCAAATACGGTCGGTTACCGTACTCCTGCTTATTTCATTAAGAAGTTCAAAGAAATTCACGGCTGTACACCAAAAAACTTCATGCGCAATCTAATGGAGCAGGGATCTATATAG
- the cysT gene encoding sulfate ABC transporter permease subunit CysT gives MSKVMVARRRTLPGFGLTMGYSVFYLSLVVLIPLAALLFNSTGLTWATMIEVATNPRVLASFQVSFLTAGAAALIDLVLGLLLAWVLVRYEFPGKRLFDAVIDLPFALPTAVAGVALTAIYAGNGWIGQFVEPLGIKLAYSQAGITLALMFIGIPFVVRTVQPVLEELEAEVEEAAATLGAGRWRIFRTILLPDLIPPLLTGFALAFARGIGEYGSVVFISGNMPMKTEIAPLLIMAKLEQFDYAGATAVALLLLLVSFILLLIINSLQRWSRKAGRA, from the coding sequence ATGAGCAAGGTGATGGTGGCGCGGAGACGAACATTGCCGGGATTCGGATTAACGATGGGGTACAGTGTGTTCTACCTAAGCCTGGTTGTACTTATTCCATTGGCTGCCCTGTTGTTTAACTCAACAGGGCTGACGTGGGCAACCATGATTGAGGTTGCGACCAATCCCAGGGTGCTGGCTTCTTTCCAGGTCAGCTTCCTGACCGCAGGTGCAGCGGCCTTGATTGATCTCGTGCTGGGGTTACTCCTGGCATGGGTGCTTGTTCGGTATGAGTTTCCTGGCAAAAGGCTGTTTGATGCGGTCATTGATCTGCCTTTTGCCTTGCCGACGGCAGTAGCAGGGGTTGCCCTTACAGCGATCTATGCCGGCAATGGCTGGATTGGACAGTTCGTAGAGCCTTTGGGCATTAAGCTGGCCTATTCACAGGCCGGAATTACGCTGGCGCTGATGTTTATCGGAATTCCGTTCGTGGTTCGTACGGTGCAACCGGTGTTGGAGGAGTTGGAGGCAGAAGTGGAAGAGGCGGCTGCCACACTGGGAGCAGGGAGATGGCGGATATTCCGTACCATTCTGCTTCCGGATCTGATCCCACCGCTACTGACGGGGTTTGCTCTGGCCTTTGCCCGGGGCATCGGTGAATATGGCTCCGTTGTGTTTATCTCAGGCAATATGCCGATGAAAACGGAGATTGCCCCCTTGCTGATCATGGCCAAGCTGGAGCAGTTCGATTATGCAGGCGCTACAGCTGTAGCTTTGCTGTTGCTTTTGGTTTCTTTCATCCTGCTGCTGATCATTAATTCCTTGCAGCGTTGGAGCCGGAAGGCGGGCAGAGCATGA